Proteins encoded in a region of the Anopheles aquasalis chromosome 2, idAnoAquaMG_Q_19, whole genome shotgun sequence genome:
- the LOC126572890 gene encoding 26S proteasome complex subunit SEM1, whose protein sequence is MSDKESKEKPKLDLGLLEEDDEFEEFPAEDWVANKEDEEELSVWEDNWDDDNVEDDFNQQLRAQLEKHK, encoded by the exons ATGTCGGATAAGGAAAGCAAGGAAAAGCCCAAGCTGGACCTTGGCCTGCTCGAGGAAGACGACGAATTTGAGGAGTTCCCAGCGGAAG ACTGGGTGGCCAACAAAGAGGATGAAGAAGAACTGAGCGTTTGGGAGGACAACTGGGATGACGATAACGTTGAGGATGATTTCAATCAGCAACTCCGGGCACAGCTGGAGAAACACAAGTAG
- the LOC126572882 gene encoding snRNA-activating protein complex subunit 3 gives MEKIYKPKTEKVIAVWEALAEFQAVLKPAGLSRVIDSNADIMEALGFPVNNNGRFDMLMQSIDVGQLHSEKDVLVAPFHPASIKYGPDPLAAPIPEKAMKFKCVQNAVEMHKGKTRRNVEARLRYNKHRYTCKGVSTLPNDLTPYQEMLLVLRFYEPFKYKVGLRVGHPKFSHEVYVLSSQFLTELKDCSFCSSDAGPFYELSENRSAWSLPRVPNEEAAKPGFFFIHDTFYNDLRHESQHDYSEVILKWAERQSQIGELRKARMEETRFGDLRFRIGYPQLYQHQGNCEHLFVVSDCRLLMPSDVLQRSQYPLLNSYSIHRIMQCNVCSLSEVQFVVRNSNRQIFDPVYLCLTCLDSYHYKDGEKIGEFELYPYVQSRCMLKE, from the exons atggagaaaatttacaagccgaaaacggaaaaggtgaTTGCCGTGTGGGAAGCGTTGGCCGAGTTCCAGGCAGTGCTAAAACCGGCGGGCCTATCCCGGGTCATAGATTCAAACGCCGATATCATGGAAGCGCTCGGGTTTCCGGTGAACAACAACGGGCGCTTCGATATGTTGATGCAGTCGATCGACGTGGGACAGCTGCACTCGGAAAAGGACGTACTGGTGGCACCGTTTCATCCTGCTTCGATTAAATACGGCCCAGATCCGCTGGCCGCACCCATTCCCGAGAAGGCCATGAAGTTCAAATGCGTACAGAACGCGGTCGAAATGCATAAGGGCAAAACGAGGCGGAACGTGGAGGCCAGATTGCGGTACAACAAACACCGGTACACGTGCAAGGGAGTCAGTACGCTGCCGAACGATTTGACGCCCTACCaggagatgctgctggttcttcggTTCTATGAACCGTTCAAGTATAAAGTGGGCTTAAGGGTGGGCCATCCCAAGTTCAGCCACGAGGTGTACGTGTTAAGCTCGCAGTTTCTGACCGAGCTGAAGGACTGCAGCTTCTGCAGCTCCGATGCTGGACCATTTTACGAGTTGAGTGAAAACCGTTCGGCCTGGAGTTTGCCACGGGTACCGAACGAGGAAGCTGCTAAACCAGGGTTCTTCTTCATACACGACAcgttctacaacgatttgcgGCATGAGTCGCAACACGATTATTCGGAGGTGATCCTGAAATGGGCCGAACGGCAAAGCCAAATCGGCGAACTGCGTAAGGCGCGAATGGAGGAAACACGCTTTGGAGATTTGCGGTTTCGCATCGGTTACCCGCAG CTTTATCAACACCAAGGAAACTGTGAGCATCTGTTCGTGGTGTCGGATTGCCGTTTGTTGATGCCTTCCGATGTCCTGCAAAGGTCACAGTACCCACTGCTCAATTCCTACTCGATCCATCGTATAATGCAGTGCAACGTCTGCTCGCTGAGTGAGGTCCAGTTTGTCGTTCGGAACAGTAACCGGCAGATATTTGATCCGGTGTACCTCTGCCTGACCTGTCTCGATAGCTACCATTACAAGGACGGTGAGAAGATTGGCGAGTTTGAGCTGTACCCGTACGTACAGTCCAGGTGTATGCTGAAGGAATAA
- the LOC126572876 gene encoding ubiquitin thioesterase trabid, protein MSGSTSTNEQQNQESQQQQTQQKAQDETQQQEQSSSQQHPKWACEYCTYENFPLSLKCTMCMAPKPLLNEDIFRLSPTQQLSTTKRSNPHLASDALTTSTSTSTVKPLSLVSPGELEANPAGLWPCSGCTYLNPSQSRRCLQCSTRKEDLIPTGPPASPNGTGPRSAKCSSPIVISDYMRISEQLNAMNLSRSGAPDEAKQTAPEPSQYSMPAGGPGKRRNNSPSSATAYCSSSVARATDNTDAADKSGTGGKHGGSSSDICTPPCSTGVSSPVNTPGSKWFCSVCTYENWPKSLKCSMCLHPREMAAVGSGASDVVGRSNQQIAAMAKASPEQDEQSSVASSIIVNNKRNQQFVAHVDNVNKADVYQQDRNRRLLRRQPDWDWLNACIGIAENNIGAVETYLDCGGDPSRALTPVEVNLLSQSSCTFDVGHTLIHLAIRFHRDEMLPLLLAQISGSGPGIKRVPSYVAPDLASDIRRHFAQSLRIRKASLNCHYVNEHATFCLPADIEELPLALQDQLYEELLDKDAQKQLEMPPPALNWSLEITERLGSRLMVLWNRSAGDCLLDSVMQATWGVFDRDNMLRRALADTLHQCSHIFYPRWKENELFQAALLHYTLAERQLEEDWNTLLSLASHPGSSLEQLHIFALAHIMRRPIIVYGVKYVKSFRGEDIGYARFEGVYLPLLWEQSFCITSPIALGYTRGHFSALVPTEPYSRIDATRDDREDITFLPLMDSEMKLLPVHFLDNNEIGREGIIMRQWLDVCETEGGLLVAQQKLHKRPLLVAQMLEEWLNHYRRIAISRLF, encoded by the exons ATGTCCGGATCGACGTCCACAAACGAGCAACAGAACCAAGAatcccagcaacaacaaacacagcagAAGGCGCAAGATGAAActcagcagcaggaacaaagCAGCTCACAACAGCATCCGAAATGGGCCTGCGAGTACTGTACATACGAGAACTTTCCTCTGTCACTGAAGTGTACCATGTGTATGGCACCGAAACCGCTTCTAAACGAAGATATCTTTAG ACTCAGTCCAACACAGCAGCTCAGCACTACCAAGCGTTCCAATCCACATCTAGCAAGCGATGCCTTGACAACATCGACTTCTACATCAACAGTGAAGCCCTTGTCTTTGGTATCCCCTGGCGAGCTTGAAGCGAATCCGGCTGGCCTCTGGCCATGCAGTGGCTGTACCTATCTTAATCCTTCCCAAAGCCGTCGCTGTCTACAGTGCAGCACGCGTAAGGAGGACCTTATACCGACGGGACCTCCCGCATCCCCCAACGGTACCGGACCGCGGTCAGCGAAATGTTCATCACCGATAGTGATATCCGATTATATGCGCATCAGCGAGCAGCTGAATGCTATGAACCTGAGCCGCAGTGGTGCTCCAGAtgaagcaaagcaaacggcTCCGGAACCATCGCAGTACTCGATGCCTGCCGGTGGTCCCGGTAAGCGGCGAAACAATTCTCCCTCCTCTGCAACGGCCTACTGTTCCAGTTCGGTAGCTCGGGCCACGGATAACACGGATGCTGCCGATAAAAGTGGAACAGGCGGAAAGcacggtggtagtagtagtgataTATGTACACCACCCTGCTCGACGGGGGTCAGCTCACCCGTCAATACACCCGGTTCGAAATGGTTCTGCTCCGTGTGCACGTACGAAAATTGGCCGAAATCGCTCAAGTGTTCAATGTGTCTGCATCCTCGCGAGATGGCGGCTGTCGGTAGCGGTGCTAGTGATGTGGTTGGCCGAAGCAATCAGCAGATCGCCGCTATGGCCAAGGCTTCACCAGAGCAGGACGAACAAAGCAGTGTCGCTAGTAGCATCATCGTGAACAACAAACGTAATCAGCAGTTTGTAGCGCATGTGGACAACGTCAACAAGGCAGATGTGTACCAGCAGGATCGAAATCGACGCCTACTACGGCGACAACCCGATTGGGACTGGCTAAATGCGTGCATCGGCATAGCAGAGAACAACATCGGGGCAGTCGAGACGTACCTGGACTGTGGAGGCGATCCCAGTCGGGCGCTCACACCGGTCGAAGTGAATCTACTCAGCCAGAGCAGCTGTACGTTCGACGTTGGTCACACGCTGATCCATCTGGCCATACGTTTCCATCGGGACGAGATGTTACCATTGCTGTTGGCTCAAATCTCCGGCTCCGGACCCGGCATTAAGCGTGTCCCATCGTACGTTGCACCGGATCTAGCGAGTGACATCCGACGTCACTTTGCCCAATCGTTGCGCATACGCAAAGCATCGCTCAACTGCCACTACGTTAACGAGCACGCCACCTTCTGTCTACCAGCGGACATTGAGGAGCTACCGCTTGCGCTGCAGGATCAATTGTACGAGGAGCTGCTCGACAAGGATGCCCAGAAGCAACTGGAAATGCCCCCACCGGCCCTGAACTGGTCGCTGGAAATCACTGAGCGGCTCGGGTCGCGTTTGATGGTGCTGTGGAACCGAAGTGCCGGCGATTGTCTACTTGACTCCGTCATGCAAGCCACCTGGGGTGTGTTCGATCGAGACAATATGTTACGCCGCGCGTTGGCCGACACCTTACACCAGTGCAGTCACAT TTTCTATCCCCGTTGGAAGGAGAACGAGTTGTTCCAGGCGGCTCTCCTACACTATACCCTTGCGGAACGGCAACTAGAGGAAGATTGGAACACGCTGCTATCGCTTGCCAGCCATCCCGGCTCGTCACTCGAGCAGCTGCACATCTTCGCCCTAGCCCACATTATGCGACGACCGATCATCGTCTACGGAGTGAAATATGTGAAAAGCTTCCGCGGAGAGGACATCGGGTACGCTCGCTTCGAAGGAGTCTATTTGCCGCTGCTGTGGGAACAAAGCTTTTGCATTACTTCCCCTATTGCGCTCGGTTATACCAGGGGACACTTTAGTGCTCTCGTTCCAACAGAACCGTACTCGCGCATCGATGCTACTCGTGATGATCGCGAAGATATCACCTTCCTGCCACTGATGGACAGCGAGATgaagctgctgccggttcATTTCTTAGACAATAACGAG ATTGGCCGGGAAGGTATTATTATGCGGCAGTGGCTAGATGTGTGCGAAACAGAAGGAGGTTTACTTGTTGCCCAGCAAAAGCTACACAAGCGTCCACTGTTGGTTGCTCAGATGCTCGAAGAATGGCTGAATCATTATCGTCGGATAGC catttcGAGGTTGTTTTAA
- the LOC126569631 gene encoding keratin-associated protein 19-2-like isoform X1, with protein MMRGYAMVLVLMAIVCTASATFGLLGGGYGYDGYGSPWNNGYGGYGGYGGYGGYGGGYGGYGGHGGGYYPYGGYGGYGYPGKYGGYGGYGGYGGYGSGYGGYGGGYGIGYGGGYGGLRPYYR; from the exons ATGATGCGTGGCTAT GCAATGGTGCTGGTTCTGATGGCGATTGTGTGCACTGCCAGTGCCACCTTCGGATTGCTGGGAG GTGGATACGGTTACGATGGCTATGGTTCTCCAT GGAATAACGGTTACGGCGGCTACGGGGGCTACGGTGGTTACGGCGGATACGGGGGAGGATATGGTGGATACGGTGGGCACGGAGGTGGTTACTATCCCTATGGAGGTTACGGAGGTTATG GCTATCCGGGCAAGTATGGCGGCTATGGTGGTTATGGCGGGTATGGCGGTTATGGAAGTGGATATGGAGGATACGGTGGCGGATATGGAATCGGATATGGCGGTGGATACGGTGGACTGAGGCCGTACTATCGCTAA
- the LOC126569631 gene encoding neuropeptide-like protein 31 isoform X2, whose translation MMRGYAMVLVLMAIVCTASATFGLLGGNNGYGGYGGYGGYGGYGGGYGGYGGHGGGYYPYGGYGGYGYPGKYGGYGGYGGYGGYGSGYGGYGGGYGIGYGGGYGGLRPYYR comes from the exons ATGATGCGTGGCTAT GCAATGGTGCTGGTTCTGATGGCGATTGTGTGCACTGCCAGTGCCACCTTCGGATTGCTGGGAG GGAATAACGGTTACGGCGGCTACGGGGGCTACGGTGGTTACGGCGGATACGGGGGAGGATATGGTGGATACGGTGGGCACGGAGGTGGTTACTATCCCTATGGAGGTTACGGAGGTTATG GCTATCCGGGCAAGTATGGCGGCTATGGTGGTTATGGCGGGTATGGCGGTTATGGAAGTGGATATGGAGGATACGGTGGCGGATATGGAATCGGATATGGCGGTGGATACGGTGGACTGAGGCCGTACTATCGCTAA